From Triticum urartu cultivar G1812 chromosome 2, Tu2.1, whole genome shotgun sequence, a single genomic window includes:
- the LOC125536909 gene encoding deoxyribonuclease TATDN1 isoform X2 — protein sequence MASNTVKLIDIAVNFTDGMFKGIYHGKQCHSADLPSVLARAWAAGVDRIIVTGGSLKESREALEIAETDGRLFCTVGVHPTRCGVVAVGECGLDYDRLQFCPSDIQKKYFEKQFELAKAVKLPMFLHMRAAGGDFSEIVSKNLYRFPGGVTHSFTGTAEERDKLLSIENMFIGINGCSLKTKENLEIVGGIPAERMMIETDSPYCDIKNTHAGIQFVKSIWPSKKKEKYEPGLTVKGRNEPCLVRQVLEVVAGCKGIADIEGLSKTLYHNTCRLFFPHDMDASADAQLESGGVTAEQNS from the exons ATGGCGTCCAACACCGTCAAGCTCATCG ACATCGCAGTGAACTTCACTG ATGGCATGTTTAAGGGCATCTACCACGGCAAGCAGTGCCACTCTGCCGACCTCCCCAGCGTCCTCGCGCGAGCCTGGGCTGCCGGCGTCGACCGCATCATT GTCACCGGAGGGTCTCTGAAGGAGTCTAGGGAAGCGCTTGAGATCGCCGAGACCGATG GGAGGCTATTTTGCACCGTGGGAGTCCACCCAACGAGATGCGGG GTTGTGGCAGTTGGCGAGTGTGGTTTGGATTATGACAGACTTCAGTTCTGTCCTTCAGATATACAGAAGAA GTACTTTGAGAAACAATTCGAATTGGCTAAAGCAGTAAAACTACCGATGTTTCTTCACATGCGTGCTGCTGGTGGAGATTTCTCTGAAATCGTATCAAAAAATCTGTACAG GTTTCCAGGTGGGGTTACACATTCCTTCACTGGTACTGCAGAAGAACGTGACAAGCTTCTTTCTATCGAGAATATGTTTATAG GTATTAATGGCTGCTCTTTGAAGACTAAAGAAAATCTTGAGATTGTAGGAGGTATTCCTGCAGAGAGGATGATGATAGAGACAGATTCTCCTTATTGTGACATAAAAAATACTCATGCTGGAATCCAGTTTGTAAAATCGATCTGGCCATCCAAGAAAAAAGAGAAGTATGAACCTGGTTTAACAGTTAAGGGTCGCAATGAGCCTTGTTTAGTAAG GCAAGTCCTTGAGGTAGTGGCTGGATGCAAAGGTATTGCTGATATAGAAGGCTTAAGTAAAACTCTGTACCACAACACATGCAG GCTCTTCTTCCCTCATGACATGGATGCTTCTGCAGATGCACAGCTTGAGAGTGGTGGTGTTACTGCAGAACAGAATAGCTGA
- the LOC125535937 gene encoding uncharacterized protein LOC125535937, which produces MAHALARALRSLLARCSTKCPCAAVAAASSSCLRSAVPRASYAACPKSILPSSCGGPVPAAQTRFLASTAGPGPGDEGSGEEEEDCMAEWEEDEDEGADAEIGDGGDGGGVALRDVKWGARALAAAEEVLGEHFGDDITMFAFKVSPKGYVYVRLDKLTNRYGCPGIEEIENFNRLYKQKLDEIIERGEIPLDLALEISSPGAERLLKVPDDLDRFKDMAMRVQYHAEGDGLVSDQMDGIFMLESVDIQAEHCVWKLADVNENRAGKGRPLNRKQKDWRLQTSFDAVMKATLYLDHNSVTLCFRASLICRILKM; this is translated from the exons ATGGCGCACGCTCTCGCCCGGGCGCTCCGCTCGCTGCTCGCCAGATGCTCGACCAAATGTCCCTGCGCCGCCGTCGCTGCCGCTTCCTCGTCCTGCCTCCGCAGCGCCGTTCCGCGCGCTTCCTACGCCGCCTGCCCCAAGAGCATCCTTCCTTCTTCATGCGGGGGGCCCGTACCTGCGGCGCAGACGCGCTTCCTGGCGAGTACAGCGGGCCCTGGCCCAGGCGACGAGGGctcgggggaggaggaggaggattgTATGGCGGAGTGGGAAGAGGATGAAGACGAAGGGGCCGATGCTGAG ATCGGtgatggcggcgacggcggcggcgtcgCCCTGCGGGACGTCAAGTGGGGCGCGCGTGCTCTTGCGGCGGCCGAGGAGGTTCTTGGCGAGCACTTTGGCGATGACATTACCATGTTCGCCTTCAAGGTGTCGCCCAAGGGATACGTCTACGTGCGGCTGGACAAGCTCACCAACAG GTATGGGTGCCCGGGTATAGAGGAAATAGAGAATTTCAATAGACTCTATAAGCAGAAATTGGATGAGATAATTGAAAGAGGCGAAATACCCCTCGACCTGGCTCTTGAG ATCTCATCACCAGGAGCAGAGCGACTTCTGAAGGTGCCGGATGATCTGGATCGCTTCAAAGATATGGCAATGAGGGTACAATACCATGCTGAAGGTGATGGCCTTGTTTCGGATCAGATGGATGGTATCTTCATGCTTGAGTCAGTAGACATTCAGGCAGAACACTGTGTTTGGAAGCTTGCGGACGTCAACGAGAACCGAGCTGGGAAAGGGAGGCCGTTGAACAGGAAACAGAAAGATTGGAGGCTGCAAACCTCATTTGATGCAGTGATGAAGGCAACATTGTACTTGGACCATAATAGTGTGACGTTATGTTTCAGGGCCTCTTTGATTTGCAGGATTCTCAAAATGTGA
- the LOC125536908 gene encoding putative oxidoreductase C1F5.03c — translation MASAPAPPPRRVVVCGGGVVGACTAYFLSTHPASPTVPTLIEKSSPACAASGKAGGFLALDWSDSTPALSALARASFGLHHRLAAALDGANAYGFRPVHTLSICLPSQPAEPLSPHPLLPSWVDPSASAAPPRQLGTPDTTAQVHPGLFTKAVLAASGAEVVIGEVERVVVGEGCVVGVAVKGRGVVDADAVVLALGPWSGRFEMVKEVFDVSGLKAHSIVLRPRNPDKITPHCLFLSYQPEPGAKMLDPEVYPRPTGEVYICGMSKDEDVPDDPAAIDGEPDSIAMLHKIAGRVSSQLKTEEGAEVVAEQACYLPCTNDGLPVIGEMPGVKGCYVATGHSCWGILNAPATGAALAELILDGQAKIVDLVPFSPARFLKKKSRRGV, via the exons ATGGCCAGcgcgccagccccgccgccccgccgcgtgGTCGTCTGCGGCGGTGGCGTTGTCGGCGCTTGCACGGCCTATTTCCTCTCCACCCACCCCGCCTCCCCCACCGTGCCGACCCTCATCGAGAAGTCCTCCCCCGCTTGCGCTGCCTCAGGCAAGGCGGGCGGCTTCCTCGCCCTCGACTGGAGCGACTCCACCCCCGCACTCTCGGCGCTGGCGCGCGCATCCTTCGGTCTCCACCACCGCCTCGCCGCTGCCCTCGACGGCGCCAACGCGTACGGCTTCCGCCCCGTCCACACCCTCTCCATCTGCCTCCCCTCTCAGCCCGCCGAGCCCCTCTCACCCCACCCGCTCCTCCCTTCCTGGGTCGAcccctccgcctccgccgcgccgccgcgccagCTCGGAACTCCGGACACCACCGCGCAGGTCCATCCGGGCCTCTTCACCAAGGCCGTCCTCGCCGCGTCCGGCGCCGAGGTGGTCATCGGCGAGGTGGAGCGCGTGGTGGTCGGCGAAGGGTGTGTCGTTGGCGTCGCGGTGAAGGGGCGCGGCGTGGTGGACGCGGATGCCGTGGTGCTCGCGCTCGGCCCTTGGTCTGGGCGTTTCGAGATGGTCAAAGAGGTGTTCGACGTGTCCGGGCTCAAGGCGCACAGCATCGTGCTCCGGCCGCGCAACCCCGACAAGATCACGCCGCACTGCCTGTTCCTGAGCTACCAGCCGGAGCCCGGCGCCAAGATGCTCGACCCGGAGGTCTACCCGCGCCCCACGG GGGAGGTGTACATTTGCGGAATGAGCAAGGACGAGGATGTTCCAGATGATCCGGCAGCGATTGACGGGGAGCCGGACTCCATTGCAATGCTTCACAAGATCGCTGGGAGGGTGTCCAGCCAACTGAAGACAGAGGAGGGCGCAGAGGTAGTCGCGGAACAGGCCTGCTACCTCCCGTGCACCAATGACGGGCTGCCGGTCATCGGGGAGATGCCTGGGGTGAAGGGATGCTACGTTGCAACCGGGCACAGCTGCTGGGGCATCCTCAATGCTCCTGCTACCGGTGCAGCACTCGCCGAGCTCATCCTTGATGGGCAGGCCAAGATTGTTGATCTTGTGCCCTTCAGCCCGGCAAGATTTCTCAAGAAGAAGAGCAGGCGCGGAGTGTAA
- the LOC125536910 gene encoding RNA-binding protein CP33, chloroplastic yields MATAVAAFRSFLHPTATAAAIPLPPSHFNLNNFQRHCVGLRLFSSSHRRHPILLPASASAASGEEFSSNGEHYSEEGPEEYVEEEGEEAEPEVQAVRGYYPPRNRPALGQEPGRIYVGNLPYTFTAAELTAAFSEAGSVDDVQIIYDKITDRSRGFAFVTMATAEEAAKAVQMFNGALLGGRTVRVNFPEVPRGGERAVASAAVARTSLRVVDDGTYKVYAGNLGWGVRADALKTAFERQPGLVGARVIFERDTGRSRGFGFVSFQTIEDAKAVLQAMDGVELDGRPLRLSLAAQNPPAGSTPSTVQSQQEQTASGGSEPEVDKNSTTTSGQFEGEMEKSNLQTTASY; encoded by the exons ATGgccaccgccgtcgccgccttCCGCTCTTTCCTTCACCCCACCGCCACTGCCGCCGCCATCCCACTCCCTCCTTCTCACTTCAACCTCAACAACTTCCAGCGGCACTGCGTCGGGCTCCGCCTATTCTCCTCCTCCCACCGTCGCCACCCCATTCTCCtgcccgcctccgcctccgctgCTTCCGGCGAAGAGTTCTCTTCTAACGGAGAACATTACTCTGAGGAGGGTCCAGAGGAGTACGTGGAGGAAGAAGGGGAGGAGGCAGAACCCGAGGTCCAGGCAGTCCGCGGTTACTATCCCCCGAGAAACCGGCCGGCACTTGGACAAGAGCCCGGGCGAATCTACGTCGGCAACCTGCCCTACACCTTCACCGCCGCTGAGCTCACTGCAGCATTCTCCGAGGCCGGCAGCGTCGACGATGTCCAG ATAATCTATGACAAAATCACCGACCGGAGTCGTGGCTTCGCCTTTGTCACCATGGCCACCGCCGAGGAGGCTGCCAAGGCCGTCCAGATGTTCAACGGAGCT CTGCTGGGAGGGAGGACAGTCAGGGTGAATTTCCCGGAAGTGCCGCGAGGAGGAGAGAGGGCAGTCGCATCGGCAGCGGTTGCAAGGACTAGCTTGCGTGTTGTTGACGATGGGACATACAAGGTTTACGCCGGCAACCTGGGGTGGGGTGTGCGGGCTGATGCACTCAAGACGGCATTCGAGAGGCAGCCTGGCTTGGTTGGTGCCAGGGTAATCTTCGAGCGTGACACGGGTCGTTCCAGGGGGTTTGGCTTCGTCTCCTTTCAGACAATAGAAGATGCAAAGGCTGTCTTGCAGGCCATGGACGGAGTG GAACTGGATGGGAGGCCACTCCGACTTAGTCTGGCGGCACAGAACCCTCCAGCTGGATCAACTCCTAGCACAGTGCAGTCCCAGCAAGAACAAACTGCCTCAGGTGGTTCTGAGCCAGAGGTCGACAAAAACAGTACTACTACTTCAGGACAATTTGAAGGTGAGATGGAAAAGAGCAACTTACAGACAACTGCCAGCTATTAG
- the LOC125536911 gene encoding uncharacterized protein LOC125536911: MASVASEVDPAVEPHIVVEESSSAGGSREEAPPEAAAVEAVVETEPADAEEEGECGFCLYMKAGGCKEAFVSWEECVQAAEKEGSDMVERCFQVTTDLKKCMDAHADYYAPVLQAEQTVSDQAQAAIAAATADTNKNNGEESAPSPDTDWVEVEEATSSTPAEGMKNEEAIVDKAESLSLGNQ; this comes from the coding sequence ATGGCGTCGGTAGCGTCCGAAGTCGATCCCGCCGTGGAGCCCCACATCGTCGTTGAGGAGTCGTCCAGCGCTGGAGGCAGCCGAGAGGAGGCGCCCCCAGAGGCTGCGGCGGTAGAAGCGGTGGTCGAGACAGAGccggcggatgcggaggaagaagGGGAGTGCGGGTTCTGTCTGTACATGAAGGCCGGAGGTTGCAAGGAGGCGTTCGTGTCGTGGGAGGAGTGCGTGCAGGCGGCGGAGAAGGAGGGCTCCGACATGGTCGAGCGCTGCTTCCAAGTCACCACCGACCTCAAGAAGTGCATGGACGCCCACGCCGACTACTACGCCCCCGTGCTCCAGGCTGAGCAGACCGTCTCCGACCAAGCCCAAGCCGCCATCGCTGCTGCCACCGCTGATACAAACAAGAACAACGGAGAGGAATCCGCTCCCTCCCCGGACACTGATTGGGTGGAGGTTGAGGAGGCTACTTCCTCCACGCCCGCCGAGGGGATGAAGAACGAAGAAGCAATTGTCGACAAGG
- the LOC125536909 gene encoding deoxyribonuclease TATDN1 isoform X1, with product MASNTVKLIDIAVNFTDGMFKGIYHGKQCHSADLPSVLARAWAAGVDRIIVTGGSLKESREALEIAETDGRLFCTVGVHPTRCGEFEESGDPEGHFQALLALAKEGIEKGKVVAVGECGLDYDRLQFCPSDIQKKYFEKQFELAKAVKLPMFLHMRAAGGDFSEIVSKNLYRFPGGVTHSFTGTAEERDKLLSIENMFIGINGCSLKTKENLEIVGGIPAERMMIETDSPYCDIKNTHAGIQFVKSIWPSKKKEKYEPGLTVKGRNEPCLVRQVLEVVAGCKGIADIEGLSKTLYHNTCRLFFPHDMDASADAQLESGGVTAEQNS from the exons ATGGCGTCCAACACCGTCAAGCTCATCG ACATCGCAGTGAACTTCACTG ATGGCATGTTTAAGGGCATCTACCACGGCAAGCAGTGCCACTCTGCCGACCTCCCCAGCGTCCTCGCGCGAGCCTGGGCTGCCGGCGTCGACCGCATCATT GTCACCGGAGGGTCTCTGAAGGAGTCTAGGGAAGCGCTTGAGATCGCCGAGACCGATG GGAGGCTATTTTGCACCGTGGGAGTCCACCCAACGAGATGCGGG GAGTTTGAGGAGAGTGGAGACCCGGAAGGGCATTTTCAGGCTCTCTTGGCTTTGGCAAAGGAGGGCATCGAGAAGGGCAAG GTTGTGGCAGTTGGCGAGTGTGGTTTGGATTATGACAGACTTCAGTTCTGTCCTTCAGATATACAGAAGAA GTACTTTGAGAAACAATTCGAATTGGCTAAAGCAGTAAAACTACCGATGTTTCTTCACATGCGTGCTGCTGGTGGAGATTTCTCTGAAATCGTATCAAAAAATCTGTACAG GTTTCCAGGTGGGGTTACACATTCCTTCACTGGTACTGCAGAAGAACGTGACAAGCTTCTTTCTATCGAGAATATGTTTATAG GTATTAATGGCTGCTCTTTGAAGACTAAAGAAAATCTTGAGATTGTAGGAGGTATTCCTGCAGAGAGGATGATGATAGAGACAGATTCTCCTTATTGTGACATAAAAAATACTCATGCTGGAATCCAGTTTGTAAAATCGATCTGGCCATCCAAGAAAAAAGAGAAGTATGAACCTGGTTTAACAGTTAAGGGTCGCAATGAGCCTTGTTTAGTAAG GCAAGTCCTTGAGGTAGTGGCTGGATGCAAAGGTATTGCTGATATAGAAGGCTTAAGTAAAACTCTGTACCACAACACATGCAG GCTCTTCTTCCCTCATGACATGGATGCTTCTGCAGATGCACAGCTTGAGAGTGGTGGTGTTACTGCAGAACAGAATAGCTGA